In Dermacentor variabilis isolate Ectoservices chromosome 11, ASM5094787v1, whole genome shotgun sequence, one genomic interval encodes:
- the tinc gene encoding transmembrane protein tincar: MCVEAGGRRQLKNGPGPLNTLASLWHCVAALALSAAAVVHSVGRFPDLAALSPPVELLHSYVALVGVGVLLLPFVAAAALVRVGNLANDGLALDGDDEDEVKRSLPRLCWRHGPPTAAALHAASALCLLLPRLMADAAFIRYGLRPAGDVWRTDLDVVMSPRERQTAFFAADLLAESPSDAEPPSVEFVNYVLALVVCALRYPSVVWDAKRRFALLFAFYLALCAGQRILLFPAASVLYKAHIAGVVPPSLLTDSATLLVVLVAHGGSVALSGPALYCAATLDRRRGASAGLLLVLLVLAALSGAPLAHDLVRAYASSRDCLLAAAAAAVTVQWVVWSAAAMLLLAPKRAPPPPCVCEKKRTPVTQRPVDDEYATLLDVWRPESDEAGPSVPWISHHHRHSQEERLLGRATVTRLTSFRSDRDSSLYSEVHRVT; this comes from the exons ATGTGCGTCGAGGCAGGCGGTCGGCGGCAGCTGAAAAACG GCCCCGGGCCGCTCAACACGCTCGCGTCCCTGTGGCACTGCGTGGCCGCGCTAGCGCTGAGCGCCGCGGCCGTGGTCCACAGCGTGGGCCGCTTCCCGGATCTGGCGGCGCTGTCCCCGCCCGTCGAGCTGCTGCACTCGTACGTCGCCCTGGTGGGCGTCGgcgtgctgctgctgcccttCGTCGCGGCTGCCGCGCTGGTGCGCGTCGGCAACCTGGCCAACGACGGCCTGGCCCTCGACGGCGACGACGAGGACGAGGTCAAGAGGTCGCTGCCCAGGCTCTGCTGGCGTCACGGGCCCCCGACGGCCGCTGCGCTGCACGCTGCCTCGGCGCTGtgcctgctgctgccgcggctcATGGCGGACGCGGCCTTCATTCGCTACGGACTGCGGCCTGCCG GTGACGTGTGGCGGACCGACCTGGACGTGGTGATGTCGCCGCGCGAGCGGCAGACGGCATTCTTCGCGGCCGACCTGCTGGCAGAGTCTCCGTCCGACGCCGAACCGCCTTCGGTCGAGTTCGTCAACTACGTCCTGGCGCTGGTGGTGTGCGCTCTGCGCTACCCCAGTGTGGTGTGGGACGCCAAGCGCAGATTCGCGCTCCTCTTCGCCTTCTACCTGGCCCTCTGCGCGGGCCAGAGGATACTGCTGTTCCCTGCCGCCTCCGTGCTTTACAAG GCCCACATTGCCGGCGTTGTGCCTCCGTCATTGCTGACAGACTCCGCCACGCTGCTGGTAGTACTGGTCGCGCACGGCGGCTCGGTGGCCCTGTCGGGCCCGGCGCTGTACTGCGCTGCAACCCTGGACCGGCGGCGAGGCGCCAGCGCCGGCCTACTGCTAGTCCTCCTCGTGCTGGCGGCACTCTCCGGGGCGCCACTGGCGCACGACCTCGTGCGTGCGTACGCGTCCAGCCGGGACTGTCTCCTGGCGGCGGCCGCGGCCGCCGTGACTGTTCAGTGGGTCGTCTGGTCGGCGGCGGCCATGTTGCTGCTGGCGCCGAAGAGGGCGCCCCCGCCACCTTGCGTGTGCGAGAAGAAGCGCACGCCGGTGACGCAGCGGCCGGTCGATGACGAGTACGCCACCCTGCTCGACGTGTGGCGTCCCGAGTCGGACGAG GCTGGTCCCTCTGTTCCGTGGATTTCGCATCACCACCGCCACAGCCAGGAAGAGAGGTTGCTAGGCCGTGCTACGGTCACCAGGCTCACCTCGTTCAGGAGCGACCGTGACTCTTCGCTCTACTCGGAAGTACACCGCGTCACGTGA